In the genome of Actinomycetota bacterium, one region contains:
- a CDS encoding ATP-dependent 6-phosphofructokinase has product MRVGVLTGGGDAPGLNAVIRAIVRKGVDVHGHVIMGFRDGWRGPMEGDVEQLTLESIRGILPRGGTILGTSRTNPYKTSDGAARVIDNLRAHKIEALIPIGGEDTLGAAAKLAAEGVNVVGVPKTIDNDLSGTDYTFGFDTAVQIATEAIDRLHTTAESHHRVMVVEIMGRHAGWIATYAGIAGGADIVLIPERPFDINEVARRVKMRTARGRTFSIVVVAEGATPAEGTLSVQEQGTDEFGHVRLGGIANTLAAELEARTGFETRVTILGHVQRGGTPTAFDRVLATRFGVAAIDAVHERNFGVMVALRGTDVVTVDLEEATARLKTVDPKLFEVAEVFFG; this is encoded by the coding sequence ATGCGTGTGGGAGTCCTGACCGGCGGCGGCGACGCCCCGGGTCTGAACGCGGTCATCCGTGCCATCGTCCGCAAGGGCGTGGACGTCCACGGCCACGTGATCATGGGCTTCCGCGACGGTTGGCGGGGGCCGATGGAAGGCGATGTCGAGCAGCTGACGCTGGAGTCGATCCGCGGGATCCTGCCGCGCGGCGGCACCATCCTCGGGACCTCGCGCACCAATCCCTATAAGACATCCGACGGCGCCGCGCGCGTGATCGATAACCTGCGCGCGCACAAGATCGAGGCGCTCATCCCGATCGGAGGCGAGGACACGCTCGGGGCGGCGGCAAAGCTCGCCGCTGAGGGGGTCAACGTCGTGGGCGTGCCGAAGACCATCGACAACGACCTGTCGGGCACCGACTACACGTTCGGATTCGACACCGCCGTGCAGATCGCGACCGAGGCCATCGACCGGCTTCACACCACCGCGGAGTCGCACCACCGCGTGATGGTGGTGGAGATCATGGGACGCCACGCCGGCTGGATAGCCACCTATGCCGGCATCGCCGGGGGAGCCGACATCGTGCTCATCCCGGAGAGGCCGTTCGACATCAACGAGGTGGCGCGCCGGGTGAAGATGCGGACGGCCCGCGGCCGGACATTCTCAATCGTCGTGGTGGCCGAAGGCGCCACTCCGGCGGAGGGGACGCTGAGCGTGCAGGAGCAGGGGACCGACGAGTTCGGACACGTCCGCCTCGGCGGCATCGCCAACACGCTGGCGGCCGAGCTGGAGGCCCGGACGGGATTCGAGACGCGCGTGACGATCCTCGGTCACGTGCAGCGAGGGGGTACCCCAACCGCCTTCGACCGCGTCCTGGCCACCCGTTTCGGTGTGGCCGCCATCGACGCGGTGCACGAGCGCAACTTCGGGGTGATGGTCGCGCTTCGCGGGACCGACGTCGTGACGGTGGACCTCGAGGAGGCCACGGCCCGGCTGAAGACAGTGGACCCGAAGCTTTTCGAGGTGGCGGAAGTCTTCTTTGGCTGA
- the glpK gene encoding glycerol kinase GlpK, with protein sequence MPKVLSIDAGTTGVTVLVVGEDARVQASGYREFPQHFPHPGWVSHDADQIWTATVDAADDAMRGVATSDIAAIGITNQRETAVVWDRTTGRPIDHAVVWQCRRTAQRCDELKTSGHEPLIRSRTGLVADAYFSGTKVEWLLDNNPGAREAAERGDLAFGTIDSWLVWKLSGGRAHVTDPSNASRTMLFGLESLSWDEEMLRLLNVPAPVLPEVKPSSGRFAVTDPESFLGAALPVSGIAGDQQAALFGQGCFTPGRSKNTYGTGSFLLMNTGPTPPPPAGGLLSSVAWTIDGRTDYTLEGSIFVTGAALQWLRDGLGIISSYDEAEPLAKSVDETGGVAFVPAFVGLGSPHWDQRARGTIAGLTRGTTRAHIVRAAIESMAHQSQDVIEAMVDAAGAAPSELRVDGGAVRMDLLCSLQADLSGIPVLRPQVRESTAMGAAFLAGLAEGVWDGIESLDSVWRLDRRFEPSMKPGDRQAHRERWRRALDRSRDWVRD encoded by the coding sequence ATGCCCAAGGTCCTGTCGATAGACGCCGGGACCACCGGCGTAACCGTCCTGGTCGTCGGCGAGGACGCGCGCGTGCAAGCAAGCGGCTACCGCGAGTTCCCACAGCACTTCCCGCACCCGGGCTGGGTCTCCCACGACGCAGACCAGATCTGGACGGCGACCGTCGATGCTGCCGACGACGCCATGCGCGGCGTCGCCACCTCCGACATCGCCGCCATCGGGATCACCAACCAGCGCGAGACGGCTGTCGTCTGGGACAGGACCACCGGCAGACCGATCGACCACGCGGTGGTGTGGCAGTGCCGCCGGACGGCCCAGCGCTGCGACGAGCTCAAGACCTCCGGACACGAGCCTCTGATTCGCAGCCGGACGGGGCTGGTGGCCGATGCCTACTTCTCCGGGACGAAGGTCGAGTGGCTGCTGGACAACAACCCCGGCGCCCGCGAGGCGGCCGAGCGCGGGGACCTGGCCTTCGGGACGATCGACTCGTGGCTGGTGTGGAAGCTGTCCGGCGGACGCGCGCACGTCACCGACCCGTCCAACGCCTCGCGGACGATGCTGTTCGGCCTGGAGTCGCTGTCCTGGGACGAAGAGATGCTGCGACTGCTCAACGTCCCGGCCCCCGTGCTGCCGGAGGTGAAGCCGTCCAGCGGACGCTTCGCCGTCACCGACCCCGAGTCGTTTTTGGGCGCGGCGCTGCCGGTGTCGGGCATCGCGGGGGACCAGCAGGCGGCGCTGTTCGGACAGGGCTGCTTCACCCCCGGACGATCAAAGAACACCTACGGCACGGGCTCGTTCCTGCTCATGAACACCGGACCCACGCCCCCGCCCCCCGCCGGGGGACTTCTGTCGAGCGTTGCCTGGACCATCGACGGCCGCACCGACTACACGCTGGAGGGATCGATCTTCGTCACCGGCGCCGCGCTGCAGTGGCTTCGCGACGGCCTGGGGATCATCTCGTCCTACGACGAGGCCGAGCCGCTCGCGAAGTCGGTGGACGAGACGGGAGGCGTCGCCTTCGTGCCCGCGTTCGTGGGTCTCGGCTCCCCCCACTGGGACCAGCGCGCGAGAGGCACGATCGCCGGGCTCACGCGCGGGACGACCCGCGCGCACATCGTCCGAGCCGCGATCGAGTCAATGGCGCACCAGTCCCAGGACGTCATCGAGGCGATGGTGGACGCTGCGGGAGCCGCTCCGAGCGAACTGCGTGTGGACGGCGGGGCCGTCCGGATGGACCTACTGTGCAGTCTGCAGGCGGACCTGTCCGGCATTCCCGTGCTGCGTCCGCAGGTGCGGGAGTCCACGGCGATGGGCGCGGCCTTTCTGGCCGGACTCGCGGAGGGCGTGTGGGACGGCATCGAGTCACTGGACTCGGTGTGGCGACTGGACCGCCGCTTCGAGCCTTCAATGAAGCCGGGGGACAGGCAGGCACACCGGGAACGCTGGCGGCGGGCGCTCGACCGCTCCCGCGACTGGGTGCGGGATTGA